In Pirellulales bacterium, the genomic stretch ACTACCTTCTTATACACCTCAGACGCCGGAAAGGTTCCGCTGGTTCACACAAGATGGCAAATTTTTCCGACCGCGGCTGGGGACAAGCATGCCACGATCAGGCGAGTTCGCGGAGGCTGGGTAGCTCGATTTCGGGGCCAAGTTTAGTCAGTCGAGACGTCGCAAACAGCCCGTAAAAGCGGATATTGCGGCCACGCGATCCCATTTAGCGTGCATTGTCTGTATGACGCCCTTGTGCGAGACAATGCAGGTTCAGCCGTGACAGCCCAGGCTTCTGACGGATATCGACCGACCGTTCCGCAGGTCGTCTATGATCTCAATCACCTGGTCGCCGAGGGGCGCCGGTTTCGTACCATCTATGCCGACCCACCCTGGGATTACGACAAGACTGTCGGGCGCGGTGCCGCGCGCCGCCACTATCGAACTATGTCGCTTGACGCGATCTGCTGTGAGCCCGTAGCTTCGCTGGCCGCCGATCAGGCGCACTTGCACCTGTGGACAACGAACGGATTTCTACGCGAAGCGTTTGCCGTGATCGATGCATGGGGGTTCCGCTACAAGTCCTGCTTCGTCTGGGCAAAGCCTCAGCTTGGGACTGGAAATTATTGGCGAGTTTCGCACGAGTTCCTGCTGCTGGGGGTCCGAGGACACCTGCCGTTTGCCAACCGTAGCCAACGCAGTTGGATTGAAGCTACGCGAACAGCCCATAGCCGCAAGCCGGGCATCATCCGCTGCCTGATCGAGAAGGTCAGCCCACCGCCCTACCTGGAAATGTACGGTCGCGAAGAAATCCACGAACCAGGCTGGACTGTTTACGGCAACCAAGTGGAAAGACGCCTGTTCTAGGCCAGGTAGCCAGGGTTGCAGGGGCATCGACATGACCATTTCTCAAGTGCTTGGTGTCGGTTACGGAACCTTTCAGACGTCTAATTCATTCATGTCGAGGGAAGCGTTGGCGATACTTTCAGGCTGACAATCCGTTCCCAGGCAACCTCCGAGGGCACTGCCATGTCAGCCAAAGCACACGACGATTATCGTGAATCGCTCCGTCAACTGGCAGAAGGATATGCCGCCATTGTTACCCACTACGAGCGGACCATTGCGCTGTTGCAGAAGGAACAACATCGTTACCTGGCAACGGACCTGAAAGCCGTTGAGGGGATCCTCGAGGTTGGTGCATTGCGGATCGATGAGGGCACCTTCTCCGTCGAGTTCGAGACCAACACCTGCTTTCTCGGCAACACGATCCAATTGCGACTATTTCGCCGATTGCTGCGAAGGCGCAACCGATATGTAGATCATGCCGAGCTACTTGAATACGTGTGGGACGGTGTTCGGTCCCCCGCCACGATCCGCAGCGCCGTGAAGCTCCTCCGCCGTCAATTGCAGCAGGCCGGGATGGGAAGGGTTGCCGACGCCGTGGTGGGGACCGTGGCCGGCCATTATGCCCTGATGGTCGACCGTCTGCAGTAGCATTTCCCACAGAAATGCCACAGTAGTTCACCGCGATTTACCACAGCTGGAACGGAAAATGATTGGGCGGAAGAACAACCCTGTTTGCCCTCATTTTCCACGGAGTTGGTCATGACCGATCCGGCCTCCGGTGACGGCGCATCGCGCCGCCGCGCCGCGCAATATGTCAGGATGTCAACCGAGCACCAGCAATACTCAACTGCAAACCAGCAAGACGCCCTTTACGAGTATGCTCAACGTCGCCAGATGGAGATCGTCCAAACCTATGCAGATGAGGGGAAGAGCGGCTTGAGTTTTTCAGGCCGAACTGCCTTACAGCGACTCATCTCGGACGTGCAATCCGGCCAAGCCGATTTCAGCGTGATCTTGGTTTACGACGTCAGTCGCTGGGGACGCTTTCAAGACGCCGACGAGAGTGCCTACTACGAGTATCTCTGCAAGCGCGCGGGAATCGAAGTCCACTACTGCGCTGAACAGTTCGAAAACGATGGTGGCCCGGCTTCCACCATCATCAAGAGCGTGAAGCGTGCAATGGCTGGAGAATACAGTCGCGAGCTTTCCTCCAAAGTCTTCAAAGGCCAATGCCGGTTAATCGAACTCGGTTTTCGTCAAGGAGGTTCGCCTGGGTTTGGTTTGCGCCGCATGTTGATGAACGCCTCAGGGGAACAGAAAGGCGTTCTCCACCGTGGTGAGCAAAAGAGTCTGCAAATGGATCGGGTGGTTCTCGTGCCGGGTCCGGATGAAGAGTTACAAATCGTCCGCCAGATTTATGACTGGTTTACCCACCACGGAAAACAAGAGCGAGAGATCGCAGAACTCCTGAATGACCGCGGAGTGCTGACGGACTTGGGCCGACCCTGGAACCGAGGCACCGTCCGCCAAGTGCTGACCAACGAGAAATACATCGGCAATAACGTCTACAACCGCACTTCCTTCAAGCTGAAGCGAAAGCATGTCCGCAACCCCAGTCAAATTTGGGTTCGTGCGGACGGGGCTTTCGCGCCCGTCGTCTCCTCAGAGCAATTCTTTGTGGCAAGGGGGATCGTGCTGGAAAGAAACCGCCGGTTTAGCGACGAGGAGTTGCTGAATCACCTGCGCGGCTTGATTTCTCAGCACACGACCCTTTCGAGTCAGCTCATCGATTCTGCGGATGGCATGCCCTCGGCGGCCGTCTACCGCACGCGGTTTGGCAGTTTGGTAGAAGCCTACCGGCTCGCCGGATTCGTTCCGGAAAGAAATTACGACTTCATCGAAATCAACCGACGGCTGCATTCCATGCATCCCGGGTTGGTCGACAATTTGGTCGGACTGCTTGCCAACGTGGATGCTACCGTCCGCCGCGACGCCCAAACAGGCTTTCTCATCATCAATGAGCAGTTCACAGCATCGCTATTCCTGTCGCGATGTCGGCAGACGACCGGAGGGGCTTTGCGATGGATCATGCACTTGAACCGCCAGTTGACCCCCGACATCACGATTCTTGTCCGCATGGATACGAGTAATGCCGTGCCGGTGGACTACTACCTCCTCCCCATCATGGATATTGCTGTCCCCAAGCTTTTGCTCTGCGAAGCCAACGGGGCCGCGCTCGACACCTATCAGTTCGATTCACTCGACTACCTGACCGTGATTGCTAAGCGTCAGAAGCTGGAGATCGCAGCATGATTGCCGATGAAGAATTCCGTATTCAGATGATCCCGATTGACCAGATTACTGTCCTCAATCCTCGCGTACGTGGGAAGCGGAAGTTCAGCCAGATCGTTAGCAACATCGCGAAGCTCGGACTGAAAAAGCCGGTCACTGTCGCTCCACTCGAAGGCAAGAATGGGGATGGCCGCTACCTACTGGTCTGTGGACAGGGACGACTAGAAGCGTATGCGGCGCTCAATCAGACGGAGATTCCCGCCGTCGTGGTGCATGGCTCCAAGGACAAGCTGCTCTTGATGAGCCTGGCCGAGAATCTCGCCCGCCGTCAGCATTCTCCGGTGGAACTCGTCCGCGAAATCAGCGTGCTGAAAGACCGCGGCTACACCATCCAGGAGATTGCGACCAAGACAGATTTGAACGCGACTTATGTTCGAGGCTTCATTCAGCTACTGGCAAAGGGCGAGACGCAACTCCTGGTAGCTGTTGAGAAAGGGCAGATTCCCGTCAGCATTGCCGTCATCATCGCCACGGCCAATGACAAAGCTGTGCAGCGAGCCCTGACCGACGCCTACGAACGGAATGACCTGCGCGGCAAAGCTTTATTGCGAGCCCGACGCCTAATCGAGGCGCGTCGCCTAAGAGGCAAGCGGAAGGGAAAGTCCACCGGCCAGGCCTCTGAGAAGGTTTCGGCGGATTCACTGTTGCGGACCTACAAAGAAGAAACGATCCGGCAGAAGTTGCTGGTCGAGAAAGCCAAAATGTGCGACGCGCGACTGCGGTTCGCCGTGACCGCAATTCAGCAACTATTTCGGGACGAAGCCTTCACCGCGATTGTCCGAGCGGAGGGGCTCGACTCGGTCCCGCAGTACCTCGCCGAAAAAATCCATGTCGAAGGAGTCTCGCCATGAAGGATATGGTGCGGCTCGCCTGCGAAGAACGCATCCGAATCATTCCATTGGGACGCGTGCTCCCTTTGCGACTGCTGGACAAGGCTACCTTGCGTACTGCCAAGTACCGCTGCATCGCGGCGTCGATTGCCGAACTTGGGCTGATTGAACCGCTGGTCGTTTACCCTCAACTGGACAATGCTGGCTACTTCATGCTGCTCGATGGCCACATCCGCCTGAGTATTCTGCGTGAATTGGGCTGGGAGAGCTGCAAATGCTTGATCGCCACCGATGACGAAGCCTTCACCTACAACCACAAAGTCAATCGGCTCAGCGCGATTCAGGAACACTTCATGATCATGCGAGCGATCGATGGCGGCCTAAGCGCCGAGGAAATTGGTAAGTCTCTCAACGTGGATGTCTCGCGGATCCGCCAGAAGCGAGATCTGTTAGAAGGTATCTGCCCCGAGGCGGTGGAGTTGCTCAAAGAGCGGAGGGCAAACGCCAATGCCCTTCGTGAGATGCGCAAAGTAAGCCCGATGCGTCAAATCGAGATCGCCGAACTGATGTGCGCATCGCACAATTTCTCGTACAACTACGCTAGGTGCTTAGTGGCCACCACGCCGGCCGACCAGTTGCTCGGAGGTGATCGGGGCCGGGAAACACATGGCCTGACACCGGACGAGATCTCCCGCATGGAGAACGAGATGGCGATTCTCGGGCGCGAATTTAAAATCCTTGAAGAGGGGCATGGCAGGAACGTGCTCAATCTGGTCGTTGTCATCGGCTACATCAAGCAATTGCTCGACAGCGCTCGTGCTGTTCGGCACTTGTCTCAGGCGCACCCCGAGATCCTCACGCAATTTCAGAAACTGGCTGAACTGCGGAATCTCATCGAGTAGCTGTGCTCCACACGACGCTCTTGGCGCTTCAGTGGCTCAGCTCGGTTACCCCGATTTGACGATGTCCGGATGTTTGTGCTAGATCCCGCTTGGCGGGGTCATGAATCCCGACCAGTTCGGTCCCTCTAACACTTTTCTCGGGCAGAAGGCCATGCCGGCTCTTGATCGACGGTGCTTTGCTGAGCGCGCCGTTCGAGAGGCCGGTGGTGCAGTCTTGACGGTTGGCTATCTGCCGCCGTCGTAAAGGTTTCTCTCGACGGTCGTTTTCTGTCCCAAGTCTCATTTCAAAGGGGGAGGGTGCGCCCATGACCCACCTGACACGTGCCAGCGCACAGCTTTTCGTGCGCAGCGAAGACGAATGCTTTGAGTCTTTGTCGGAATTGCTCAACCATTGCCGGTGGCAACAGGCCGAATCCATCGACCTCTGGCAGCCGCCGGCGGTCTTGCGGCCGATCAACCAGCACGGCCGGCTGATGCTCTCGGCTGGCAGCGACGGAGCCTTTGCGCTCAACGACTGGTCCTTCTCGCAACTCTGCGGGCTGGCCCGCGTGAGCAAGGAGACCGTCAATCGGTTGTCGGTTGACACGGCGCAAGTCGTGTTCGGCGAGACGCTACCCAGCGGCAACAAGCCGGTGCAGTTGTTGACCGAGGGAGACCGCCTACGGTCGATCCACGGCTCCAGCTACACGCGGCTGCACAACGCCGAACTGCTGACGATGCTCAGCGAGTTCGCCGTCGATTTTCAGCCGCCGCAACGGGCGGCTACCGGTCACACGGGACTCTATTGCGGCGAGCAGGATTTGTTCTGCTTTCTCATCGATCCCTTGGGCTGGACCGAGATCGACGGCGAGGCGTTCGCACCGGGATTCTTTGTGTGGAATTCGGAAGTTGGCCGCCGGTCGGTCGGCGTGCAGACCTTTTGGTTCCAGGCGGTATGCGCTAATCACATCGTCTGGGACGCGGTCGAAGTCGTGGAGTTCGCCCGCAAGCATACGGGCAACGTCCACGAATCGCTGGTCGAAATCCGCCGGATTGTCGAAGGGCTGGTCGCCAAGCGCGATGAGCGCCGGGACGGCTTCTACGGTGTAGTCCGAAAGGCCATGCAAACGGCACTGGGAGACGACGCCGACGAGGTGCTACAAGTGCTGTCGAAAGCCGGTGTCAATCGGGCCTTGGCAGCCAAGGCACTGGAAATCGCCCGTCAGAAAGGGCGATTCACCGTCTTCGCGGTGGTCGATGCCCTGACGCGGTTGGCCGGCGAGCTGAAATTCGCCGGCGACCGCACCGAGGCGGATCAGCGCGCCGGGCGGCTGTTGGAGCTGGTGACCTGAGGAGGAGTGCCATGGATCCTCAGCAATGTTGGAATGACCTGACCGCGGCTCTGGCCGCGGGGCGTTCCGATGACGCCCAGGAGTCGGCCGAGTCGCTGTTGGCCTGGCTGCGGCGCGGTGGTTTTCCGCCGCAAACGCAGTCGGGCCGGCAACTCCCCGACGCGTTCAATCGGGCCGTGGCCTTGGCGGCGTGCAGCTTTCTGGTGCTGCAAGAAAAACCGCCATGTTCGTAGTTCGTTGTATTCGAGGAGGTGAATGGTGATGAGTTCCAGCGTGCCCGAGATGCCTTTTTCGCTGGTGTGTGAAAGCTGCGACGCGGGGATGGAACTGTGCAGTCAGAGCCAGGCCGAAGCGGCTGGGTGGACGGACATCCAACCCGCTCCCGACCTGCCGATGGCCAATTACCTCGGGCGATGTCCCGAATGTCAGCGTGCCGTCGACGAAATGTCGTAGCCCGTCGATGGGTAGTCGCACGCTTCGCGTGGAAGGTGCGACCTGTTTTGTGTCCGGTAACTTGTATGAAGGAGATTGAACGATGACCCAAGCAACGAAAGACAAAGTCCGCCCAGTCCACGATGTCCGCCTGGGGCGGATCAAGGCCGCCATCTGGGCCAACGGTACGGAGAACGGCACGCGCTACAACGTGACGTTCACCCGCATCTACAAAGATGGCGACCAGTGGAAGGACTCAACCAGCTTTGGTCGCGATGACCTGCCGCTGGTGGCCAAGGTGGCCGACCTGGCCCATAGCTGGATCTTCCAGCAGGGTTCGTCGGCTGCCTCCCAGCAGCACGAGGAAGACCAGTTTTAGGCTGGCTTTCGCTATCTGAGGTTCTCTCTTGAGGTCCACTGCACCACCTGGACCTCAATTTCTTTTTTGTCGGACTTCGGTACTTGGGGATCGACTGCCATGCTCACCTTGTTCCTCATTCTGCTGCTCGGGCTCTTGGTGCAATCCATTCGCCAGAGCCCGATGCCGACATTGGTCAGGGCCAAGAGCGTGTTGGCGACGGTGCTGGCGATCTGGATTCTGGTGAGACTCTCGTCGTAAAGGGATTCGCCACGTGTTACCCGAATATTCCCCATCACGGGACGCTTTCGAACCTGGTTCGCCCGTGCGCGACGGAGCGTCGCCAACGCCTTGGTATCACGTTTGTCGACGCTGTGAGGCGAAGTGGTTTGCGCAGTGCGCGAGGATGAGGTGCCCGCGCTGCCACTGTCTCAGCAGTTCCGAGGAACAGCAGTTGCCTCCCTGGCACAGTCTGCGCGAGGAGAAGAACGCTAAGAGGTGACACTCGTGCAGTGCGCTCAAAGCCCCCGACAGGAATCGGACCAACAAAGGCCGACCGCGGGGGCGACCGAAGTCAGCCGCAGGGGAGGGGCGCAACGCCTTCGCCGTCCCATCACCCCTCGGGGGCCAAGGGCCTCGCGGCCTCACGGGGCGAGCCCCCGAGGGATGACAGGCCGACGAAGGCCGACAGACTCTGGCTGCCATCGAAGGCAGCGATTTGGTTGACGAAATGGATTGATGTTCGCTATGCACCACAGCCCCGAACGTTCCCGCCGCCAGCAACTCGTGCGGCTGCTGGCGTATGCTCTGCGACACCATCCCGATGATTTCGGAGTGTCGCTCACCCCCGCCGGCTGGACCGACCTGGAACAGTTCATCGAGCAGATCCAGCGGCTGCCAAAATTCTCTTCGATCACGGTCGACGAGGTGGAGCAATTGTTGCGAACGTCCTCGGGCCAGCGCTTCGAGCTGGCCGGCAGTCGGATTCGTGCCCGCTACGGACACAGCGTGCCGGGGATCGTCACAGGGGAGGAGCGAGAGCCGCCCGAGCGGTTGTTTCATGGCACTTCGTCCACTTCACTTGCGCACATTCAATCCGCGGGACTGCAATCCATGGGACGTTGCCTGGTGCATCTCACCAGCGACTTGAGCTATGCTTGCCGCGTTGCCGGCAGCGAGACCAGCCAGCCGCTCGTGCTCCGCGTCGCGGCTCGCCGCGCGCATGCGGCCGGAGTCGTCTTTCTCCAGGCCTCGCATCATGTCTGGCAAACAACGGCCGTGCCGGTGACATTCCTCACAACGCTGTTGCAAGTTGGTGATCATGCCGGTGGCATAGGTCATCCCACGCCGAGCGCTGAATAGTTGGGCAA encodes the following:
- a CDS encoding winged helix-turn-helix domain-containing protein, with the translated sequence MSAKAHDDYRESLRQLAEGYAAIVTHYERTIALLQKEQHRYLATDLKAVEGILEVGALRIDEGTFSVEFETNTCFLGNTIQLRLFRRLLRRRNRYVDHAELLEYVWDGVRSPATIRSAVKLLRRQLQQAGMGRVADAVVGTVAGHYALMVDRLQ
- a CDS encoding recombinase family protein; this encodes MTDPASGDGASRRRAAQYVRMSTEHQQYSTANQQDALYEYAQRRQMEIVQTYADEGKSGLSFSGRTALQRLISDVQSGQADFSVILVYDVSRWGRFQDADESAYYEYLCKRAGIEVHYCAEQFENDGGPASTIIKSVKRAMAGEYSRELSSKVFKGQCRLIELGFRQGGSPGFGLRRMLMNASGEQKGVLHRGEQKSLQMDRVVLVPGPDEELQIVRQIYDWFTHHGKQEREIAELLNDRGVLTDLGRPWNRGTVRQVLTNEKYIGNNVYNRTSFKLKRKHVRNPSQIWVRADGAFAPVVSSEQFFVARGIVLERNRRFSDEELLNHLRGLISQHTTLSSQLIDSADGMPSAAVYRTRFGSLVEAYRLAGFVPERNYDFIEINRRLHSMHPGLVDNLVGLLANVDATVRRDAQTGFLIINEQFTASLFLSRCRQTTGGALRWIMHLNRQLTPDITILVRMDTSNAVPVDYYLLPIMDIAVPKLLLCEANGAALDTYQFDSLDYLTVIAKRQKLEIAA
- a CDS encoding ParB N-terminal domain-containing protein, producing the protein MIADEEFRIQMIPIDQITVLNPRVRGKRKFSQIVSNIAKLGLKKPVTVAPLEGKNGDGRYLLVCGQGRLEAYAALNQTEIPAVVVHGSKDKLLLMSLAENLARRQHSPVELVREISVLKDRGYTIQEIATKTDLNATYVRGFIQLLAKGETQLLVAVEKGQIPVSIAVIIATANDKAVQRALTDAYERNDLRGKALLRARRLIEARRLRGKRKGKSTGQASEKVSADSLLRTYKEETIRQKLLVEKAKMCDARLRFAVTAIQQLFRDEAFTAIVRAEGLDSVPQYLAEKIHVEGVSP
- a CDS encoding ParB N-terminal domain-containing protein, giving the protein MKDMVRLACEERIRIIPLGRVLPLRLLDKATLRTAKYRCIAASIAELGLIEPLVVYPQLDNAGYFMLLDGHIRLSILRELGWESCKCLIATDDEAFTYNHKVNRLSAIQEHFMIMRAIDGGLSAEEIGKSLNVDVSRIRQKRDLLEGICPEAVELLKERRANANALREMRKVSPMRQIEIAELMCASHNFSYNYARCLVATTPADQLLGGDRGRETHGLTPDEISRMENEMAILGREFKILEEGHGRNVLNLVVVIGYIKQLLDSARAVRHLSQAHPEILTQFQKLAELRNLIE
- a CDS encoding DUF932 domain-containing protein, which translates into the protein MTHLTRASAQLFVRSEDECFESLSELLNHCRWQQAESIDLWQPPAVLRPINQHGRLMLSAGSDGAFALNDWSFSQLCGLARVSKETVNRLSVDTAQVVFGETLPSGNKPVQLLTEGDRLRSIHGSSYTRLHNAELLTMLSEFAVDFQPPQRAATGHTGLYCGEQDLFCFLIDPLGWTEIDGEAFAPGFFVWNSEVGRRSVGVQTFWFQAVCANHIVWDAVEVVEFARKHTGNVHESLVEIRRIVEGLVAKRDERRDGFYGVVRKAMQTALGDDADEVLQVLSKAGVNRALAAKALEIARQKGRFTVFAVVDALTRLAGELKFAGDRTEADQRAGRLLELVT
- a CDS encoding RNA 2'-phosphotransferase, translated to MFAMHHSPERSRRQQLVRLLAYALRHHPDDFGVSLTPAGWTDLEQFIEQIQRLPKFSSITVDEVEQLLRTSSGQRFELAGSRIRARYGHSVPGIVTGEEREPPERLFHGTSSTSLAHIQSAGLQSMGRCLVHLTSDLSYACRVAGSETSQPLVLRVAARRAHAAGVVFLQASHHVWQTTAVPVTFLTTLLQVGDHAGGIGHPTPSAE